Proteins from one Solenopsis invicta isolate M01_SB chromosome 11, UNIL_Sinv_3.0, whole genome shotgun sequence genomic window:
- the LOC120358955 gene encoding uncharacterized protein LOC120358955: MLLNLLYIYLIVHLYFIYRKLNSTMERIHKCVQVRENRRRALQKPKCLPISTKIEMQTFESIDEEKYDEVVNYLQYVGGFTVKEAINMSFKEVIKDGLMVAYTWFGSKQGLQPLYKTRIIMAIYGTTLTYSIFFKLSLISKFNIIGNITKGRAE; the protein is encoded by the exons atgttattaaatttactttacatatatttaattgtacatttatattttatttacagaaagtTGAATAGCACTATGGAACGTATTCATAAATGTGTACAGGTGAGAGAAAACCGACGACGCGCATTACAAAAGCCAAAATGTTTGCCAATTTCAACTAAGATAGAGATGCAAACCTTTGAATCGATTGACGAGGAAAAATATGACGAAGTT GTGAATTATCTTCAATATGTGGGAGGATTTACGGTAAAGGAAGCAATTAATATGTCCTTTAAAGAAGTGATCAAAGACGGTTTAATGGTGGCATACACCTGGTTTGGCTCTAAACAGGGTCTACAGCCCTTATACAAGACGCGTATAATAATGGCAATTTATGGTACGACTCTAActtattctattttctttaaacttaGTCTCATCTCAAAGTTTAATATAATAGGTAATATCACAAAGGGTCGAGCTGAATAA